A genomic segment from Neobacillus sp. YX16 encodes:
- a CDS encoding ABC transporter ATP-binding protein, whose translation MNASTVSQPKKNRDGRRVLAFLRPYKKWVIADSVVIAISQVFSALIPTLALSWLIDTIIPNENHSWLWGLMWLLLFSAIFDLVMMVIDEYFCHQTAKTVTNWQKLRLFSHLQVLPYSFYHNNSSGELLARVSDDPDTLHNFLAWEGSTFMASVQGVIIYSLVLLWIHPYLMITSVVLGIIFYWTSNYVGIRTRAASADARQEASRYLERLRESVTGIHLSRVMGVSENEVDSVIAIRNSFVKHSIKELKARMQSVVVIASYNGFALGVVYLISTLLIWNDNLTSGQMLTAGGLVTIAANEMQRLLRNWLSVRRTGPALDRSDILLSHQPAEAEIKEGIRGERASGSIRLKEVTFAYPEKEENVLSGVTFDIKAGEKVALVGPSGSGKSTIVDLLFRLYETKKGQIEVDGRNITEWDTAWLRSQIAIVTQDVQLRSGSLADNLRIGKADATDEELLKALQDSGLEELVESLPEGLNTKVGERGSLLSGGQKQRLSLARAIIKDAPILILDEASSALDPITETKINETVLKTGKKQTILIISHRLSTVLSADKIIVLENGAIVEQGGHADLLGNNNGVYARLFGREAEIGEETISHSI comes from the coding sequence ATGAATGCAAGCACCGTCTCCCAACCAAAAAAGAATCGTGATGGCCGCAGAGTTCTAGCTTTTTTAAGACCTTATAAAAAATGGGTCATTGCCGATTCAGTTGTTATTGCGATTAGCCAGGTTTTTTCAGCATTAATTCCAACGCTGGCACTTAGCTGGTTAATTGATACGATTATTCCGAATGAAAACCACTCCTGGCTGTGGGGGTTAATGTGGTTATTACTCTTTTCCGCCATCTTTGATTTAGTCATGATGGTGATTGATGAATATTTTTGCCACCAGACAGCCAAGACGGTAACCAACTGGCAAAAGCTGCGCCTATTTAGTCATTTACAGGTGCTTCCATATTCCTTTTATCATAACAATTCATCAGGGGAACTTCTGGCAAGAGTTTCGGATGACCCAGATACACTTCACAATTTCCTTGCATGGGAAGGTTCGACCTTCATGGCAAGCGTTCAGGGGGTTATCATTTATAGTCTGGTGCTGCTTTGGATTCATCCTTATTTAATGATTACCAGTGTGGTTCTAGGTATTATCTTTTATTGGACCTCCAATTATGTAGGAATCAGAACTAGAGCTGCCTCCGCGGATGCAAGACAGGAGGCTTCCCGATATCTTGAAAGACTGAGAGAATCGGTTACGGGAATCCATTTATCACGGGTTATGGGTGTTTCTGAGAATGAGGTAGATAGTGTGATTGCCATCAGGAACTCCTTCGTAAAGCATTCAATTAAGGAACTAAAGGCAAGAATGCAATCGGTAGTGGTCATTGCCAGCTATAATGGATTTGCCTTAGGTGTTGTCTACTTAATTAGTACTTTATTAATTTGGAACGACAATTTAACAAGTGGACAAATGCTTACTGCAGGCGGATTAGTCACGATTGCAGCCAACGAAATGCAAAGACTGCTGCGTAACTGGCTATCTGTAAGAAGAACTGGACCAGCGCTAGATCGTTCAGATATTCTCCTATCGCACCAGCCAGCGGAAGCTGAAATAAAGGAAGGCATTCGAGGGGAAAGGGCAAGCGGCAGTATCAGACTGAAAGAGGTAACGTTCGCTTATCCAGAAAAAGAAGAAAATGTATTGTCTGGTGTTACCTTTGATATTAAAGCAGGTGAAAAGGTAGCCTTGGTAGGACCGAGTGGTTCAGGAAAATCTACTATCGTTGACTTGCTGTTTAGATTATATGAAACGAAAAAGGGTCAGATTGAAGTGGATGGCAGAAACATTACCGAATGGGATACAGCATGGCTGCGGTCCCAAATAGCGATTGTAACGCAGGATGTTCAATTACGAAGCGGTTCATTGGCGGATAATCTAAGAATCGGAAAGGCAGATGCTACTGATGAGGAATTACTAAAAGCCTTACAGGATAGCGGTCTGGAAGAACTGGTCGAAAGCTTGCCAGAGGGTTTGAATACTAAGGTCGGAGAACGAGGAAGCCTTCTTTCTGGAGGACAGAAGCAGCGATTATCTCTGGCAAGGGCAATCATTAAAGACGCACCAATCCTCATTCTTGATGAAGCAAGTTCAGCTCTTGATCCGATTACTGAAACGAAAATTAATGAGACAGTTTTGAAAACCGGTAAGAAACAAACCATCCTCATTATCTCTCACCGTCTTTCTACCGTTCTCTC